The sequence attttctaaacaCATATGGATAAGTAATGACtatatatgaatattatattaaaaatattaacatgcaaaactaatattaatattaacatgcaaaactaaaaatattaacatgCAAAATATTGAAATGCAATAATGAACACAATAGAAGTTCGTGCAAGTTGCACGTATCGTCGtcgtctttttttctttttttaaattaataatgacaaaattaatatttcattcacttcaataataaattacaataatataattgaactaaTCAATATGAATTAAAAACCAATAttcatgcaaacaactacttttacatgatttttattctctaactcttatcaacaattaaaaaaaaaaaaaagcattcattcttccatatttacggaaccatcaccaatcaagtgatcaatctttgcTTCAGGGTGCTCGTAAAAGTCTGCTACATTCAAGCATGAgatgtcaacattattttcagagagaaagttagcctcggcatttctctctttcttctttagtgatgcttgataaaggtccactaagtgcttgagagcacgacaGTGACATGAATAGTGTCCTTTTTCACCACATCAGAAACAAGTAATTGTttcacgtttctcatcttttttctttttgttagatgaatgattaacactcgaaatagggtttctttcttggtcatcacgacCACGATCACGTCCACGACCACATCCACGACCAGGGACGCGACCTTTTCCATGCCTAGCATGGTGAGCgtgcacatcattcacctcagggaatggtGTAGATCCAGTTGGTCGGttctcgtgatttttcatcaacaaatcattattttgttcatccACGAGAAGATGAGATCTCAGTTCggtatacttcttgaaacctttttctcgatattgCTGCTGTAAtagcacattcgaggcatgaaaagtggagagtgtcttttccatcatatcgtcatcattgaccgtctctccacatagtttcaattgagaagaaattctgaacatgacaGAATTGTATTCATAAACGGACTTGTAGTCTTGAGATCTTAGATCCATCCACTCATATCGTGATTTCGGGAGGATaaccatctttaagtggtcaaacctttcttttaggctattccacaatacgagtggatccttagtagtaaggtactcaattttcagaacttcgccaagatgatgatgcaagaaaatcatagtCTTAGCAAgattttgactagatgttgtattttcattctttatgacgtctccaagacccatagcatctaggtgaacttcagcatccaacacccatgaaatatagttcttgcccaaactttgaagggcaacgaactcacacttcgtaagattgttagccatatggaaaaagaaagaaataaaaaaaaataccttagccttagccttcaaatttgagacggtagagtctcgtgctgataacgtgttataaaaacaagaaagaataaagaagaagagtagagagaatagagagtaattgttatttcttctcttgagggatgatttacaatgaagaagCCCTTATATTTATAGGGAGAATTTGCCTCtaatttcacactaaaagacaaatatatcaaatcctgatagacattaaatagatcttgatagatcttgatagacattcactataattgatatatatcataacagaAAGGCATTTATCATCGCTTCACCTCCTTTGCAATGTTAGTAAAGGCTCGGATATACTATATTGCAAACGTCAAGATTGTTGTCTACAGTACATAACAGTGAAAAAATTGTGTAACACATATACAACTTGACATTAATACGAATATATTTTTCTACTTCTTTGTCCAAATAAAAAGATATACATGCATATTTTAGAGATATCCTCGCACCACATTTCTTGGAGATCATATTATCCTttagttttacatattttcataaaattaccTCTTAAGATAAAAGAGTGTCGAGGACATAATACAAGGGGAGGAGTAAATACTAAATAGCTAGCTGCATAATATAATAGAGGACAAAATTAACTAATAAAATTGActcttttttcataaataaattcttATAAATGGctgtgaaaaaaatatataataagaaaagATCTTTATCAAAGGCAAAAAAGAACAACGCCCTAAATCAACATTAAGGCCTTCCCTCCTTCGTTTCAAGAATGACCAACTTtcatttcacataaaatttaagaaagtaaaaaatattttaaaattttatattttaaattaaaattatattaaatatattaaaatattctttaattttaggatgtgaaaaaaaaatataacgaaTTAAAAAGAGGAAGTCGGTAATTTATTTGAAACGGCGGAAGTATTTTTTAGTTCGTATGCTTGAGGGTCTGCGCAGCTTTCCTTATTAATGGTTGTAACTTTCACCGGTTCTTTTTTACATGGATTTCTTGCACTTGAGCCACCTTCTCTCGAAAACAAACCTCTCTACGTCTGTGAGGTAGTGGTGTCCGTGTATATTCTACCCAACCCAAACCCTACTTATGGGATTTCGCTgaaaatgttgttgttgttgttgttgaaagatcCATTTTCTAGACCTGCTTTTTATTGGTGATAGAGCTGCGTGCTTTCTGAAGCGTTTGATGAATTGGTTGTTTAATTGATTGAGAGTTGGGGGAAAAGAACGGTTGATGAAGCTTTGAGGAAAAGGCTTGTGGAGTGTGGGTGGAAGGATGAAATGAAATCTCTTATAGGTAATGTTTCTGTCTTTTCTCTGTGACCTTGTTACAAACAATTGGTAGGATGACTTTTTGTTAGGACTTAGGAGCCATGTGATTTTTCCCCAAATGAGTTAGCTACATGTGTTTAAATCTGTTTCTCGGCAACTACTGCCTCACTGGAAAGTCAATCAATGTTAGGAGCAAGCTTGGAGTTGCATGATTATCAACCTCAAGCTTATAATGGCAACATAGTTTTGGATTAGGATATAGAATTAgtttaggattagggatagaattctaatgttagaaaaattgcaatagattagtttgATATAGTTTATAATGAGGATGTACAATCTTAGTTCTATAATATTGCAATAAATAGTTGTAGGTCTATATAAAAACCACCTATGTGCATGAATTAGTTGAGAAGAGAAACATAAAGAATTTTTACACTCAATATTGTTCTATTGACTTCTTCATTAATGTCCCGCTTAACTCTTTTTTTGTGCCTATGTGTGTTTCCTATCTTAACTGAGTATTATTATTGTATAATCTTATTTCTTTTGATTCCGCACACATTTAGTTTGGATATTAATATACTAGTAGTTCATTAATTAGTATCATTGTTATGGTGGCTTCCTATCTTAATTTTTTCCTTTggttatctttgttttctgtatTTAAATGGTTGTTGTTTTGATTACTCAGGTTTTCTTTTAGATGAATCGAGAAATTAAAATTAGAGATCAATCAGTGTATATGAGCATGTGTTGCTAATTGCTGAGATAACTAAAGTGAACTAGGAAATCTGGTGGGTATTTGTTGCTGCCTTTGTGATTGTGACTGGAGATGTGCAATTGTATATGTCAGCGGCGAATTGATAGCTTGGACATGTGCTGCAGATAGTTGAGATAACTGAAATGAGCAGGAAATATGGCGGTCATCTGTGTTGGCCTTGTGATTGTGACAAAAATACGCAATTAGATTTGTCAGCGACGAATTGTTAAAGGAGGATGGTCCTCTGATGTTCTTGGTAAGGTTATGGTTGTTGTTAACAGACATAGCTAACTACTAGATCCACCTCTTAGAAAAAATCTCTCATAGGATTTTGCTCTCAATACACTTAAATCAGTGATAAAAAATTAGAGCCTTTACCTTCACGCAAAATCTAGAAAAGGAAGGAGAGGGAAACGCAAATGGAGAAACTTGCAGCTAGATTTTGCGGCAAAAAAAAGGGGGCAAATGAGCATTTTCAATTTTTGGGAAGTGGTGGCAAGCTCGATCATCTTTCTTAGGAAAAAGACGATCGAGCTTGCCTCCACTTTTCAAAAATTGCAAGTGCTCATTTGCTCCTTTTTTGGCGCAAAATCAAACTGTAAGTTCTCCATTTGCGTCTCTCTCCCCTTCTTTTTCTAGATTTGCAAGTTACTCCATTTGTGTTTCTCTCTCCTTTTTCTAGTTTCTGCGTGGAggtaaaaaccctaattttttgtCATTGATTTTGAGTGAATTGATAACAAAACACTATGTGAgatttttttctaagttttggaTCTAGTAATTAGCTGTCTTTTAACAACAAGAATATCCTGACAAGAACATCAAAGGACTATCCTCCTTTGGCAATTCGTTGCCGACAAATCCAATTGCACATCTCTAGTCACAATCACAAGGCCAACAACAGATGTCCGGCGAATTTCCGGGGTCATTTCAGCTATCTACAGCACATGCCCAAACAATTAATTCACCGTTGGCAAATCCAATTACCCATCTCCAGTCACACACACAAGGCCAATAACAGATTCCCATCAAATTTCCTGGGTCATTTCAGTTATCTCAGCTATCTACAGCACATGCTCAAGCAGTCAATTTTTACCTACCAATTAAATGCTAGCTAGGTGATCGAAATCGCTCAGGTTAGGCTCCTCTACACCTTATCTATTTAATACTTCTAGCTTGCTAGTATTTAATTCTTCTAGCTTGCTAGTTTCCTGAAGTAGTTGCTTGGAAGGAAGGTCTCAGATGTACCTTTGGCATGTACGAgattttctttcctttatctatGTCATGCTTGGTATTCATTGACAGCCAATTCCAAGTAGATCCTCACTCCTCTTCGTTTCGCtcgttttctcttttcttttttctgtaGGACAAATCCAATTGTGTATATCTAGTCACAATCACAAGGCCAACAGCAGATGCCCACCAAATTTTCTAGGTCATTTCAGCTATCTACGGCACATGCCCAAGGAGTACATTCGACACGGACAAATCCAATTGCACATCTCTAGTCACAATCACAGGGCCAACAACAGATGTCCACCGGATTTCCTCGTTCGTTTTAGTTATCTCAGCTATCTGCAGCACAGTCAAAAGTTCAGGCTCAAACACAAGCTGCACAAGTGCACATAGCCAGTTACAAGCTCATCATTTGTCTCTTAGCCATGCTCATGCTCTTGGAAATTTCGGTTCTTCTCCTTCGATGTGTGGAAGTGGTTATGCGAAACAGTTGCCTCAAAAAGCTCCGATGCATGCACCTGCATTTACGACTACTAATACGATTTCTCTGATGAGAACGATGGAGCTTTCAGTTGCTGCTCGGAAGAAAAAGCAGACGCTTCCTGTGAAGCACTTGCACGAGAAGGTGGCGGCTATGTTACCTGAATCTACGCTTTATACTCAGCTTCTTCAGTTTGAGTCTCGGCTTTAGCAAGAAACAAAGTTGACATCCAGGAGCCATTGAAGAATCCACCTGCTATTCAGAAGACGTTTCGAATTTATATATTCAATACTTTTGCTAATCAGGTTCGTACTATTCCTAAGAAGCCAAATGCTGAACCCCTTCGTGGACTTTTAAGATTGTAGGAAGGATTTTGGAGGAGGGAATGGATCCTGCTCAAGCTGCCATGTTTCAGAAATCTAGCACCCTGTACCCAAAGTTTTTGACTTTCTTTGAAGGAGTCACTATTTCCTTGGACCAGAAAATCCTGATAACCATATTATAATATGGGACTCTGCGCGATCTCCTTCACCACAGGATGGTTTCGAGGTCAAAGAAAGGAAGAGGAAGAGTTCAGTGTTAATTTAAGACTAGAATTGAAGTACATGCCTGAGAAATACGAACTTTCACGAGCTTTAACTGAAGTCTGGGTATTGATGTTGAGACTCATGCGAGAGTTATATTTCTCTTTGGCATTATATTATGGTTCGAACGTTGCCGAACCCTGATGATCCTTCTTACTTCAACTGTGATCCTCCACTTCAGAAAGTATTTGGCGAAGGAATGGTCGAGTTCCCAGAAAACATCACACCTCATTTGTCTCCTAGACACCCCATACATTTGGAACACAGaattaaactttatttatttgtcattatttgtttataacCCCTAACATTTACTTCACCTTTGCTAAAGAACTTTGGAATCTATTGGGATTAAATTATAATATGAATTTGTTATCATCTCTCAACTGGTTGATTCAAACTAAAAATCTTACTCCGTTAAATAAAAATCTTCTTCAATGAAAATTCCTTTTCCCTTTTGCTTTTTGGCATTTGTGGACAAATTGGAATAACAATGTGTTTCATCATATCAAAAATAAGCTCACTTCTCCCCAAATAATTGATACAATTTTCGAATTTGTGTACACTATTAACCACCTTAACGATAATGCTTCCACTACTGTTGAGGTGTCCTGGATAAACCCCCAACCCAAAATATAAACTTAATATTGATGGAGCGCCTTCCTTCCAACCAAACTGGAAGGGTGGAGTAGTTGTTAGAGATATTCATGAACTGGTAACGAGATCATTGGATTTTCACAACGCCAATTAGGCTTCAGGTCTCTGTATATGGAAATGATAAGACTCCTTCGAGGTATTGAATTGGCTTATCATCATCACTACTTCCTTTACTCATTGAAACAGACTCCACGAAGGTAATTAATCTGCTATTACATTCCCCAATCTCACACTTAATAACATATAATCTTCTTGTGCATGGTCTGACTGAGGGAATTGGAGAATCCTCTAATGTAGCATAACTTTAGAGAAGGGAATCAAGTAGCTCATATTTTGGCCATTAAAGCACTAACTACTAATGAAGGCCAACTAGCAGTTTTTCGACAACCACCATCAGTCGTAATGTGTAGCTTAAGGCAAGACAAGAACACCTTGTTACTAGAATAATTCCTTCTTCTTATTGTAATAATTTAGCAACTAATTCCCAATTTTGTGTATTCAGTTTTTCTATGGGTTGTAGTCCATCATCTACCTGTACTATTTATTTTGCTTTTTCTGAATTTGATCCCACTTCAGATTCCGTGAGAAGCACGATTCCGTGAGTCTAAGGGACTAATAATCCAGAATAGTCCCTGAACAACTATGCAGATCGATGGAGTCAAAGTGGAAGAATGGATAGAGTAGGGAAGTATTTTTATTCTCATGATTCCCCCCATCAATACGTGTGCCCCTTATATGCAGTCTCTATAGTCAGTTATGAATCTTAACCAATTAACAAACTTCCAGAAAAGACTAAACTGCCCCCTAACGCACTAACAAATTAATTGCTCATATGCAATTGTGCAATTACAATGAATTCTCATAAAATGGATATAATAATCCCTTCCCCCTTAAAATAATCCTTGACCTCAAGGATGAAAGTTAGGGAACTGCTTCTATAGGTCCTGAAGATGCAACCAAGAGTTATCTGCTTCAGCACAATTGAACCATTTAATGAGCACTTGAGTGATTGGTCTATGGTTCTTCTTGATGATCCTGCGATCTACAACTCGCTCAGGTTCAAGCAGAATGTGGCCATTTATTGACAAAGACACTGACAAGTGTGGAACTACAAGTTTGTCCCCAATCTTCCTTTTCTGCTGGGACACATGGAAGGTGTGATGGATCTTGGCATTGGCAAGTAACTCCAGTTGATAAGCTACTTGACCAACCTTTATAACTACTCTGAACAGCCCAAAAAACTTAGGACTGAGCTTAGAATAGTTATCCCCTCTCATAGGAAGTTGTCTATAAGGATGGAATTTGATATACACCCAATCATCCATTGTAAAATGCCTCTCAGTTCTCTTCTTATCAGCTTGTACCTTCATCCGTTGCTGAGCCAAAATCAAGTGATGTTTGAGCACCCTAATAGTAGATTCTCTTGCCTACAAACTCCTATCCACTGCTTCTATCATGGAACTCTGAGGAAGCTAAAGGAGGTGGATAGGAGAAAACTGACCATACATCACCTCACAAGGGATAGTCCTTGTAGATCTATGAAAATTTGTATTATAGCACCATTCAGCGAGTGGCAACCAAGCGACCCAATTTTTTGGTCTGTCACTACACATACATCTCAGGTACCCTTCAAGACATTTGATGACAGCTTCCGTTTGTTCATCACTTTATGGATGGTAGGCAGTTGAATGGTGTAACGCCACTCTCTGCAAGCTGAAAAGTTCTTGCAAAAATTACTGGAAAAAATGGTATCATTGTCAGTGACAATGGGCTGAGGTAAGCTATGAAGCTTGTATACATTCTCTAAAAACACATGCGCCACTACTTCCGCAGTATAGGGATGCTTCAAGGCCATAAAGTGAGTATACTTGATCAGTCTATCAACCACTACTAGAATGGAAGTTTTATCGGACGAGTTGGGTAATCCTtccacaaaatccatgttaatatCCTGCCACACTCTTTCAGGGAAAGGAAGAGGCTGCAATTGCCCTAGATAAGATACATTCTCTACTTTATTCTTCTGACAGACCTCACATTCTTGTACATGCTTATGAACATCCTTCCGAAGCCCTTTCCAGTAGTATATATGTTTGAGTTTCTTCAATGTTGCAATCATGCCCCCATGACCACCCAAAGCACTATCATGGTGCAACTGGAGTATATGTTGTCTGAGGGGTTGATCATTGCCTACCACCACCTTATCTCTTCTGAATAGTAGCCCATTTCGGTATATATATATCCCTGTCTACCAGGTGGATCATGTTGCAGTTGTTGAATTAATGTAGAAAGCCTAGTATCTCCAATGTAAGAGTCTTTGATCTTCTGCAATAACTGGCCCGTCACTACTGACAAAGAGTATACTTTAGCCACCCTGGACAACGCATCTGCCACCAAGTTCTCCTTACCCCTCTTGTACACTATCGTGAAGTCATAACCAAGTAACTTGGTGATCCATTTCTGCTGGTTTGGGGTGGATGTTTTCTGCTCCATCAGGTACTTGAGACTCTAATGATCTGTTCCTATGGTAAAGCATTGGACAATCAAATAGGGCCTCCATTTTTGAACTGCAGTCACCATAGATAGCATCTCCTTGTCAAACAcaaataatttgatatgtttGGGCCCTAACGCACTGCTAAAAATGCTAAAGGATGGCTGGATTGCATCAGAATGGCCCCTATGCCATCATCACAAGCATCGATCTCTATGATGAATTCCTCAGAGAAGTTGGGCAAAGCCAAAACGGTGGGGAGGTCATGACCTTCTTCAGCGAATAAAATGTAGTTTCGGCTACTTCAAACCATTGAAAGGAACCCTTCTTTAGTAAATCGTACAAGGGTCTAGCTATAACTCCATAGCCTTGGATAAATCTTCTGTAGTAATCTGCGAAACCGTGGAAACCCCTAAGTTCTTTCATACTCTTGGGAGAGGGCCATTGAACCATAGCCTCTAGTTTCTTTGGATTGGCAGAGACACCATCGCTACTGATGATATGGCCTAAATACTTCACTTCTTTCTCTCCAAAAGAACATTTACTCAGCTTCACAAACAGATTATGCACCTCTAATATCTGGAAGGTTATCTCCAAATGGTATAAGTGGTTGGACCAACCGGGGCTGTAAATAAGGATATCATCGAAGAAGACTAAGATGAATTTCCTTAAGTGCGGCTGAAATATATGATTCATCAAACTTTGAAACGTGCAGGGTGCATTTGTAAGGCCAAATGGAATCACCACAAATTCATAGTGGCCTTGGTGAGATCTAAAAGTCGTTTTTTCAATATCAGAGGGACACATCCTAATCTGGTGATAACTAGATCAAAGGTCCAACTTAGTGAAAAACATAAATCCTCCTAATTCATCCAGTAGCTCCTCTATCACTGGAATGGGAAATTTGTCCTTCACTGTGGCCTTATTCAACTCCctataatcgatgcacattctccATAATCCATATTTTTCTTAACCATGACTATGAGTGAAGAATATGGACTCACGCTAGGCCTCACTAATCTAGTTTGCAACAGTTTCTGtaatattttctcaatttcattCTTCTGAGAAGCCGGGTACCTGTACGACCTCACATTTATAGGTGAAACCCCATCTTATAAGACTATTTTGTGATCATGGATCCTGTGTGGTGGTAGTGCACTAGTCATAGCAAATATAGAAGAATATCTATCCAGTAGTTATTGTAGACCAGGGTAAGATGCCACACTATTTTCATCCTTCTTTAGTTTTACTAATATTAGTGTCTACTCGGGGGACTGATGTACAAAAGTGGTTGTCATCATGCTTAATTGTGTGGCTTTGCCTAGTAGTTTTTGCATCTGCAGACCACTAACCACTTTCAATTCTCCAAGTGGACTGCCCCTTAATgaaattttctttccatttactACAAAATGCATCTTCAACAGCTTGAAGCATCTAGTGTTACCAACCATTGAATTTCGAGGATAATATCTACTCCTCCTATAGGTACTACTAACATATCAGACATGAAATCCATCCCTTGCATTCTCCAACCAACTTCCTTACTCACAGAAGAACCATATACCTTGCTACCATTAGCTACGAATACTGTAAAGGAAGGGATAGATTGCAACTTACAACCTAGCCTCTTAGCAACTTATAGATCAATAAAGATGTGTGTAGCCCCTGAATCAATCAACACATGCATCAATTTCCCGCCAACCGATGCCTTGACCCTTATTGTCCTGTAGTCCGATGTTCCATTCATTGCATGGACTGATATTTGGGTATTCATAAAAGAATTTTCAATCTCTTCATCTTATTGACCCGCCATTCCTTCACTGCACTCTTCTACGTCTGTTTCTTCCCAGTCCTCATCCACCTCAAAGATGAATAGTTGTTTTCTCCTCTTATAGTTATGACCCAGATTAAATTTCTCATCACACCAGTAACAAAGTCCCTTTGCCCTCTTCTCATCTATCTCAGCTCTTGTAAGTCTTCTTGACCCCTTGACAGATGAATTCCCATTAAAACTAAGGTCCCTCTGattggaaaattgattttgggtccCATTTCTTGTATCTTGAGACCAAGGAGTGGGGTTAGATAGCACCGACTTATTGTTTCTTGCCTCAAGTTTCTGCCATTGTCCTCTTTGCAGTCGAGTTGATTTCTCTGCTAGCTTAACCAAACTATATGCCTTCAT comes from Capsicum annuum cultivar UCD-10X-F1 chromosome 2, UCD10Xv1.1, whole genome shotgun sequence and encodes:
- the LOC124896227 gene encoding uncharacterized protein LOC124896227; the protein is MKAYSLVKLAEKSTRLQRGQWQKLEARNNKSVLSNPTPWSQDTRNGTQNQFSNQRDLSFNGNSSVKGSRRLTRAEIDEKRAKGLCYWCDEKFNLGHNYKRRKQLFIFEVDEDWEETDVEECSEGMAVFVANGSKVYGSSVSKEVGWRMQGMDFMSDIPGWSNHLYHLEITFQILEVHNLFVKLSKCSFGEKEVKYLGHIISSDGVSANPKKLEAMVQWPSPKSMKELRGFHGFADYYRRFIQGYGVIARPLYDLLKKGSFQWFEVAETTFYSLKKVMTSPPFWLCPTSLRNSS